One Microbacterium sp. No. 7 genomic window carries:
- a CDS encoding Rv3235 family protein → MRRRLSSARAVSEYFAAQPATAAQLPDPEPLLRNLTIGVLEVLAGVREVDQLARWMSEDAFRALVTRANLTARARSARGQTAARPAHRIVSVRHCSPKDAVIEATVVVAGPVRVRAVAIRLEGWDDRWRAMSVGIL, encoded by the coding sequence ATGAGACGACGCCTCAGCAGCGCACGTGCCGTGTCCGAGTACTTCGCCGCGCAGCCGGCCACCGCCGCGCAGCTGCCCGATCCGGAGCCGCTGCTGCGGAACCTCACGATCGGCGTCCTCGAGGTGCTCGCGGGCGTGCGCGAGGTCGATCAGCTCGCCAGATGGATGAGCGAGGACGCGTTCCGCGCGCTCGTGACGCGCGCCAACCTCACGGCCCGCGCCCGCAGCGCGCGCGGTCAGACGGCGGCCCGGCCCGCGCACCGCATCGTGTCCGTGCGGCACTGCAGCCCCAAGGACGCCGTCATCGAGGCGACCGTCGTCGTCGCGGGCCCCGTGCGCGTGCGCGCCGTCGCCATCCGCCTCGAGGGCTGGGACGATCGCTGGCGCGCGATGAGCGTCGGCATCCTCTGA
- a CDS encoding pyridoxal phosphate-dependent aminotransferase, with amino-acid sequence MTPRTFDQSSKLKDVLYEIRGAALAEADRLEADGHRILKLNTGNPAVFGFEAPYQIVRDMIEAIPHAHGYSDSRGIMPARRAVVSRYEEVAGFPQFDPDDVYLGNGVSELITMTMQALLDEGDEVLIPAPDYPLWTAMTSLADGTPVHYLCDNENGWQPDLDDIRAKITPRTKAIVVINPNNPTGAVYTREVLEGIVEIAREHELLLLSDEIYDRILFDDAQHIPLATLAPDLLCLTFNGLSKTYRVAGYRSGWLVITGPKRHAAGFLEGIQLLASTRLCPNVPAQHAVQAALSGVQSIDALIAPSGRLHEQRDAAWEGLTKIPGVTCSKPEGALYAFPRLDPNVHDIHDDAKLVYDFLVAEHVLLVQGTGFNWPTPDHLRIVTLPEARVLTEAIERLGNFLSSYRQ; translated from the coding sequence ATGACCCCGCGCACCTTCGATCAGTCGTCCAAGCTCAAAGACGTCCTCTACGAGATCCGCGGGGCAGCACTGGCCGAGGCCGACCGACTCGAGGCCGACGGCCATCGCATCCTCAAGCTGAACACGGGCAATCCGGCCGTCTTCGGCTTCGAGGCGCCCTACCAGATCGTGCGCGACATGATCGAGGCCATCCCGCACGCGCACGGCTACAGCGACAGCCGCGGCATCATGCCGGCGCGGCGCGCCGTGGTCTCCCGCTACGAGGAGGTCGCGGGCTTCCCGCAGTTCGATCCCGACGACGTCTACCTCGGCAACGGCGTCTCCGAGCTCATCACGATGACGATGCAGGCCCTCCTCGACGAGGGCGACGAGGTGCTCATCCCGGCGCCGGACTATCCGCTCTGGACGGCGATGACGAGCCTCGCCGACGGCACTCCCGTGCACTACCTGTGCGACAACGAGAACGGCTGGCAGCCCGACCTCGACGACATCCGTGCCAAGATCACGCCGCGCACGAAGGCGATCGTCGTGATCAACCCCAACAACCCGACCGGCGCCGTCTACACCCGCGAGGTGCTGGAGGGCATCGTCGAGATCGCACGCGAGCACGAGCTGCTGCTGCTGAGCGACGAGATCTACGACCGCATCCTCTTCGACGACGCGCAGCACATCCCGCTCGCGACGCTCGCGCCCGATCTGCTGTGCCTCACCTTCAACGGCCTGAGCAAGACCTACCGCGTCGCGGGCTACCGGTCCGGCTGGCTGGTGATCACGGGACCGAAGCGTCACGCCGCCGGATTCCTCGAGGGCATCCAGCTGCTGGCGTCCACGCGCCTGTGCCCCAACGTTCCCGCGCAGCACGCCGTGCAGGCGGCGCTGTCGGGCGTGCAGTCGATCGACGCGCTCATCGCGCCGTCGGGGCGGCTGCACGAGCAGCGCGACGCCGCGTGGGAGGGCCTCACCAAGATCCCCGGCGTCACCTGCAGCAAGCCCGAGGGCGCCCTCTACGCGTTCCCCCGCCTCGACCCGAACGTCCACGACATCCACGACGACGCGAAGCTCGTCTACGACTTCCTCGTCGCCGAGCACGTGCTGCTCGTGCAGGGCACGGGCTTCAACTGGCCGACGCCCGACCACCTGCGCATCGTCACGCTGCCGGAGGCGCGCGTGCTGACCGAGGCGATCGAGCGGCTGGGCAACTTCCTGTCGAGCTACCGGCAGTAG